A single window of Nocardia sp. NBC_01327 DNA harbors:
- a CDS encoding ABC transporter ATP-binding protein/permease codes for MVGASGLDWGHELFNSLWWIAKGFVITSAIFVVAVAVIIRFTGWGRMFWRISGGYFKGRQSWPAWGLLAVVVALAVYSVRISVLVTYYYNDMYSSLQLGVQALADHNADDAAHAKTLFWQSMGVFGVLATISVSMGMITYWLNNAFQIHWWKWLNTRYLNDWMDGKAYYRNRFIDNTIDNADQRIQQDVQDFVNGIFALAFGGNVGPYGVSGGGVIGSGLTVVSFTPILWKLSLPLDLLGQHIPRALVFGMFAFTLLATVIAFWIGHPLIKLNFWFQRRTADYRFGLVRLRENAENVAFYHGEKEERHGLDNRFDAVIDNTWSRIYRLIKFYGWNLVTSQVTGVFVGLVMGPQVLAGTTTLGNMQQAGSAFSSLQTAVSMPQNSYDAFTYVRATLARLDGLRDADDKARELPAIDTVELLEGLELQDVSVSKPDGTPLINDLSLRLVPGDALVVKGDSGVGKTTLLRSIGELWPYTTGSVRRPLGDDALFLSQRPYMPLGNLRGAITYPATPGAIDDAVLRETLVKVNLGHLTDRLDEDDNWGNTLSPGEQQRIAFARILLLQPKIVFLDEATSAVDEGLEYTLYNLVRTESPNTVLVSVAHRSTVDRHHNQRLDITGGGGWELTPLDAPVSV; via the coding sequence ATGGTAGGCGCTTCCGGTCTCGATTGGGGACACGAGCTTTTCAACAGCCTGTGGTGGATCGCGAAGGGGTTCGTCATCACGTCGGCGATCTTCGTGGTGGCCGTGGCAGTCATCATCAGGTTCACCGGCTGGGGCCGGATGTTCTGGCGGATCAGCGGGGGGTACTTCAAGGGCCGCCAAAGCTGGCCCGCCTGGGGACTATTGGCGGTCGTCGTGGCGCTCGCGGTGTACAGCGTGCGCATCAGCGTGCTGGTCACCTATTACTACAACGACATGTACTCATCGCTGCAGCTCGGGGTGCAGGCGCTGGCGGATCACAATGCGGACGACGCCGCACACGCCAAAACCCTGTTCTGGCAGAGCATGGGCGTATTCGGCGTGCTCGCCACCATCTCGGTGAGCATGGGCATGATCACGTACTGGCTGAACAACGCCTTCCAGATCCACTGGTGGAAGTGGCTGAACACCCGCTATCTCAACGACTGGATGGACGGAAAGGCGTACTACCGCAACCGATTCATCGATAACACGATCGACAATGCCGACCAGCGTATCCAGCAGGACGTGCAGGACTTCGTGAACGGCATCTTCGCACTGGCCTTCGGCGGCAATGTCGGTCCGTACGGCGTCAGCGGCGGCGGCGTGATCGGCAGCGGACTCACGGTGGTGTCGTTCACCCCGATTCTGTGGAAACTGTCCCTTCCGCTGGACCTTCTCGGCCAGCACATACCGCGAGCGCTGGTGTTCGGCATGTTCGCCTTCACCTTGCTCGCGACCGTGATCGCGTTCTGGATCGGGCATCCGCTCATCAAGTTGAACTTCTGGTTCCAGCGCCGCACGGCCGACTATCGATTCGGGCTGGTGCGATTGCGGGAGAACGCTGAGAACGTCGCCTTCTACCACGGTGAGAAGGAAGAGCGGCACGGCTTGGACAATCGGTTCGACGCCGTCATCGACAACACCTGGTCGCGCATCTACCGGCTGATCAAGTTCTACGGCTGGAACCTGGTGACCAGCCAGGTGACGGGCGTTTTTGTCGGACTGGTCATGGGGCCGCAGGTTCTCGCGGGCACCACCACCCTCGGCAATATGCAGCAGGCGGGCAGTGCCTTCAGCAGCTTGCAGACGGCAGTATCGATGCCGCAGAACTCCTATGACGCGTTCACCTACGTCCGTGCGACTCTGGCCCGTCTGGACGGACTGCGGGACGCCGACGACAAGGCCCGGGAACTGCCCGCCATCGATACCGTCGAATTGCTCGAAGGCCTCGAACTGCAGGACGTATCCGTCAGCAAGCCGGACGGAACGCCGCTGATCAACGACCTGTCCCTGCGGCTCGTCCCGGGCGATGCCCTGGTCGTCAAGGGCGACTCCGGCGTGGGCAAGACGACCCTGCTGCGCAGCATCGGCGAATTGTGGCCCTACACAACAGGATCCGTGCGCCGACCGCTGGGGGACGACGCCCTGTTCCTCTCACAGCGACCCTATATGCCACTCGGCAATCTGCGCGGCGCCATCACCTATCCGGCGACGCCGGGCGCCATCGATGACGCCGTACTGCGGGAAACACTCGTCAAGGTCAACCTCGGGCATCTGACGGACCGGCTGGACGAGGACGACAATTGGGGCAACACACTCTCACCGGGTGAGCAGCAGCGCATCGCCTTCGCGCGAATCCTGTTGCTGCAGCCCAAGATCGTATTCCTCGACGAGGCCACCTCAGCCGTGGACGAGGGGCTCGAGTACACGCTCTACAACCTCGTGCGGACCGAGTCGCCGAACACCGTGCTGGTCAGCGTCGCGCACCGCAGCACCGTGGATCGGCATCACAATCAGCGGCTCGATATCACCGGCGGCGGCGGGTGGGAGCTCACGCCATTGGACGCACCGGTATCAGTCTGA
- the fgd gene encoding glucose-6-phosphate dehydrogenase (coenzyme-F420): MKDLKLGYKASAEQFGPRELVEIAVAAEEHGLDSATVSDHFQPWRHNGGHAPFSLAWMAATGERTERIQLGTSVLTPTFRYNPAVIAQAFATMGCLYPDRIMLGVGSGEALNEIATGYKGEWPEFKERFARLRESVDLMRALWTGDRVDFEGEYYSTVGASIYDVPKGGIPVYIAAGGPLVARYAGRAGDGFICTSGKGMDLYTEKLMPAVAEGAAKVGRTVEDIDRMIEIKISYDTDPALALENTRFWAPLSLTPEQKHSITDPIEMEAAADALPIEQIAKRWIVASDPDQAVELIKPYLDAGLNHLVFHAPGHDQLRFLDLFKRDLGPRLRALA; this comes from the coding sequence GTGAAGGATCTCAAGCTCGGATACAAGGCGTCGGCGGAGCAGTTCGGCCCCCGGGAACTGGTGGAGATCGCGGTGGCGGCCGAGGAGCACGGCCTCGACAGCGCCACGGTGAGCGATCATTTCCAGCCCTGGCGGCACAATGGCGGGCACGCCCCGTTCTCGCTGGCGTGGATGGCCGCGACCGGTGAGCGCACCGAGCGCATTCAGCTCGGCACCTCGGTGCTCACCCCGACCTTCCGCTACAACCCGGCGGTGATCGCGCAGGCGTTCGCGACCATGGGCTGCCTGTACCCGGATCGCATCATGCTGGGTGTGGGTTCCGGTGAGGCGCTCAATGAGATCGCCACCGGCTACAAGGGCGAATGGCCGGAGTTCAAGGAGCGTTTCGCGCGCCTGCGCGAGTCGGTGGATCTCATGCGCGCCCTGTGGACGGGTGACCGCGTCGACTTCGAGGGCGAGTACTACAGCACCGTCGGCGCCTCGATCTACGACGTGCCCAAGGGCGGCATCCCGGTCTACATCGCCGCGGGCGGCCCGCTGGTGGCCCGCTACGCCGGCCGCGCCGGTGACGGTTTCATCTGCACCTCGGGCAAGGGCATGGACCTGTACACCGAGAAGCTCATGCCCGCCGTCGCCGAGGGCGCCGCGAAGGTCGGCCGCACGGTCGAGGATATCGACCGCATGATCGAGATCAAGATCTCCTACGACACCGATCCCGCACTGGCGCTGGAGAATACGCGTTTCTGGGCGCCGCTGTCCCTGACGCCCGAGCAGAAGCACTCCATCACCGATCCGATCGAGATGGAGGCCGCCGCCGACGCACTGCCGATCGAGCAGATCGCCAAGCGCTGGATCGTGGCCAGCGATCCGGACCAGGCCGTGGAACTGATCAAGCCCTACCTGGACGCCGGCCTCAACCACCTGGTCTTCCACGCCCCCGGCCACGACCAGCTCCGCTTCCTGGACCTGTTCAAGCGCGACCTGGGCCCCCGCCTGCGCGCCCTGGCCTGA
- a CDS encoding HAD-IIA family hydrolase, whose protein sequence is MDGVLVHENHMVPGADQFLAELRDNEIPFLVLTNNSIYTARDLQARLQHTGLDIPIESIWTSALATATFLRDQRPNGTAYVVGESGLTTALHEIGYVLTDSEPDYVVLGETRTYSFEAITTAIRLISAGARFIATNPDATGPSREGILPATGSVAALITRATGKEPYYVGKPNPLMMRSALRRIDAHSQSTVMIGDRMDTDVISGLEAGLRTILVTTGISTHSTVEQYPYRPTAILHSVADLVGKTKDPFAP, encoded by the coding sequence ATGGACGGCGTTCTCGTGCACGAGAACCACATGGTGCCCGGCGCCGACCAGTTCCTCGCCGAACTGCGTGACAATGAGATCCCGTTCCTGGTGCTCACCAATAACTCCATCTACACCGCGCGGGATCTGCAGGCCCGGCTGCAGCACACCGGTCTCGACATTCCGATCGAATCCATCTGGACCTCGGCGCTCGCCACCGCGACCTTCCTGCGCGATCAGCGGCCGAACGGAACCGCCTATGTCGTAGGCGAATCCGGCCTCACCACCGCGCTGCACGAAATCGGCTACGTGCTCACCGACAGCGAGCCGGACTACGTGGTGCTGGGCGAGACGCGCACCTACTCGTTCGAGGCCATCACCACCGCCATCCGGCTGATCTCGGCGGGCGCGCGCTTCATCGCCACCAATCCCGACGCCACCGGCCCGTCCCGCGAGGGCATTCTGCCCGCCACCGGTTCGGTCGCCGCACTCATCACCCGCGCCACCGGCAAAGAGCCCTACTACGTGGGCAAGCCCAACCCGCTCATGATGCGCTCGGCGCTGCGCCGCATCGACGCGCACTCGCAGTCCACCGTCATGATCGGCGACCGCATGGACACCGATGTGATCTCCGGGCTGGAAGCGGGCCTGCGCACCATCCTGGTCACGACCGGCATCTCCACCCACTCCACCGTCGAGCAGTACCCCTACCGCCCGACCGCCATCCTGCACTCGGTCGCCGACCTGGTCGGCAAGACCAAGGACCCCTTCGCCCCCTGA
- a CDS encoding MarR family winged helix-turn-helix transcriptional regulator, which translates to MNPEQELFSTAAITSFKLNGQFLAIAEELARPADITAAWWQVLGAVLHEPLPVAGIAREMGITRQSVQRIADLLVDKGFAEYRTNPAHRRAKLVAITEAGHEAVRRIGPQHAKLAARLTAQLGVEQFTRIVESLTTLSAALDSFETD; encoded by the coding sequence ATGAATCCCGAGCAGGAGCTGTTCAGTACCGCCGCCATCACCTCGTTCAAGCTCAACGGCCAATTCCTCGCCATCGCAGAGGAATTGGCGCGTCCGGCCGATATCACCGCCGCCTGGTGGCAGGTCCTGGGCGCGGTACTGCACGAGCCGCTGCCGGTGGCGGGCATCGCCCGCGAAATGGGTATCACCCGCCAGAGCGTCCAGCGCATAGCGGATCTACTGGTGGACAAGGGTTTTGCCGAATACCGCACCAACCCCGCACACCGCCGCGCCAAACTGGTCGCGATCACCGAGGCCGGTCACGAGGCGGTGCGCCGCATCGGCCCGCAGCACGCCAAGCTGGCCGCCCGCCTCACCGCCCAGCTCGGCGTCGAACAGTTCACCCGGATCGTCGAATCGCTCACGACCTTGTCAGCCGCGCTCGACTCCTTCGAAACCGACTGA
- a CDS encoding type 1 glutamine amidotransferase family protein — MMKTVHLAVYDTFSDWEAGHTTAHIHRPLWHREQGAWQIRTVGLTTEPVVSMGGLRVTPDIALDELDPADSAMLILPGSATWEAGELKAFADKASDFLAAGVPVAAICGATFGLATAGLLDDRPHTSNAAEYLAMSGYSGGDNFVHEPAVLAGDLVTASGTTPVDFARAIFERLDIFEPHVLDAWYRLYAHNEPAAFFALAEYEQSRATDPAAR, encoded by the coding sequence ATGATGAAAACAGTGCACCTCGCCGTCTACGACACCTTCTCCGACTGGGAAGCCGGGCACACCACCGCGCATATCCATCGCCCGCTGTGGCACCGCGAGCAGGGCGCCTGGCAGATCCGGACGGTCGGCCTCACCACGGAGCCCGTCGTCTCGATGGGCGGTCTGCGGGTGACTCCCGATATCGCGCTGGACGAACTCGACCCGGCCGACAGCGCCATGCTGATCCTGCCCGGGTCGGCGACCTGGGAGGCGGGCGAACTGAAGGCTTTCGCCGATAAGGCGAGCGATTTCCTCGCGGCCGGCGTTCCGGTCGCCGCCATCTGCGGCGCGACCTTCGGCCTGGCGACCGCCGGACTGCTGGACGACCGCCCGCACACCAGCAATGCGGCCGAATACCTTGCCATGAGCGGATATTCGGGCGGCGACAACTTCGTCCATGAGCCCGCGGTGCTCGCCGGTGATCTGGTCACCGCCAGCGGTACTACACCGGTGGACTTCGCCCGGGCGATCTTCGAACGCCTGGACATCTTCGAACCCCACGTCCTCGACGCCTGGTACCGCCTCTACGCGCACAATGAGCCGGCGGCTTTCTTCGCGCTCGCCGAGTACGAGCAGAGCCGGGCAACCGATCCGGCGGCACGATGA